Genomic window (Chryseobacterium bernardetii):
CTGAATTACAGCTTTCCGGTGAGTATGAAAAGCTGATTCAACTTAATATCGAGTATTTAAAAAAAGCGGCCAAAATGCAATACCAAGAAGGCAAGGCTCTTTGCTATCTTAATATTGCTGAAGTAAATATTTCTACCGAAAACTATGAAAAGGCCTTATTTCTTCTTGAGAAAGCAGGAGAGCAGTTGAAAGATTCGGAAAGCAGCTATCATAAAGCAGTGTTGTATGATGATTACTCTCAATATTATTCCTATCTCAATTTAATTGATAAAGGTATAATGTATAATGATAAAGCATTTTATTATATCAATAGGGCAAAAAGATCAGCACTTACAAAAAAGCTCATTCCCAGGCTTTACTTGACCAGAGGAATTTATTTTGCCCGAAAAGGATGGTTCGGAACTTCTCTGAAATGCATTATGAAGGGAAATGAACTTGAAAATTCAGTATACAGCAACTGTATGGTGGCTCAATATTATTTAATAAGACACCAACTGGATTCTGCCAGGGTATATATTGCAAAGACCAATGACATGATACAGAGGCAGAAAGCAAGTGATGTAGAATCTTTCTGGGTATATTCTGCGATGGGATATTACTATAATGCTGTTAATAATAATGATGAGGCCGAAAAAGCTTTTAAAAAAGCACTGGAAATAAACATAAAAACCCGCCGTACCTATTCTTCAAAAGTTTACATTGTTTATAAAGCCCTGGCAGAATTGTACAGGAAAAAGAATGATGGTGGTAAAGCTTACTATTACCTCAAAAAATATATGGAGGAGGAAAAAAGAATGGCAATTGTAAGGATGGCAGCAATGAATAAATCAACCGAAAATTTTATTTCCGGAATAAAGCCGGAATCTGACTGGCACAGAAGTGATTTACCCCTGGCCATTGCCTTGTCCATTGCTGCATTAACAATTTCCGGGATATATGTTCAGAAAACAATTAAAGCTCAACAACAGAAAAAAAGAGCTTTAAAAAAAGAAACAGAAGAATTGAAAAATCATGTGAAAGCAAAAATGCTGAAGGAAGTTACTGAACTTGCTCAAAAAAATGACTCTTCATTTCTGATGAAATTCAAGGGGTTATATCCTGATTTTATAACTACTCTTTTAAAAATCAATCCGGATCTTGAAAACTCAGAACTTGCCTTCTGTGCAATGCTGAAACTGCATTTTTCATCCAAAGAAATTGCAGATTATACCTTTGTACAGCACAGATCTGTTCAGCAGAAAAAATACAGAATAAGGAAAAGGCTTAACATTCCGGGAGAAGAGGACATCTATGACTTTTTTGATAAAATAGCCATTGATGAGTGATAAACTAATGTGTTATATACAGTTTTAAAAAAAATGTAATATTATTTTTATCTAAAAAAACATTTTTTAATCTTAATTTATACAAAAATTAAGTCAAGGGAAAAAGCATTATGATCCGTATTTTACTTTTTATATTACTTATTATTTTGATTTCCTGCAGGCCAGACTTCAAGAAATATGAAAAAAGGTTTGATTTTCCTTTAATGCAACAAAACGAAGAATACCGGCTGGCTGGTGAATATGACTCCTTGATTGCCCTTAACAAAAAATATTACCGGATTGCTGAAGATAAAGAATATGAAGAAGGAAAGGCCCTTTGCTATGTTAATTTGGCGGAACTCAATATTTCATTAGAAAACTATCAGAAGTCCCAGTTCTTTTTAAATGCGGCCGGAAATATTTTAAAAGATTCAAAAAATAATATTCATCTGGCTCGGTTCTATAACATTTATAGCCGTTTAAGCAGCGAAATGAGACGGCGTAATAAAGCCCTTGAATATAATGGTAAAGCATTAGAGCTGATTCAGGGAGCCAGAGAATCAGAACTTAAACAGAATATCCTTTTTAATATTTATCTTAGGCAGGCAACCTATTTAGTAGGTAAAAAGCAACCTGATAAAGCCTTATTTTTCTTTAAAAAAGCAGGGGAAGTAGATAACACCGGAATGGCAGACTGTGCCATAAGTGATTATATATATATGAATAAAAATAAAGATTCAACTTATAAATACATAACACTCGCCTACAATAAAGCCATCAGGAGAGGAAAAGAAGATGGCGTAGCATTATATGCCAATACCATTATGGGAGAATATTATATTGCGGACAAACAATATGATAAAGCAGAGGAAGTATTGAAGGAAGCCCTGAGAATAAATAACAAAATTAAACGTATTTATGCTTATTACCTTAAGTTTATATATAACAATTTAAGAGTAGTTTATGAAAATAAAGGAGATAAAGAAAAAGCTTATTTCTATTTAAAAGCTTATACTGAGGCTTATAATAAAACCAATAGCTCCTTATTATCTACCATTAATCAAGATATGGAGTCCTTTATTGCAGAAACAAAAAAAGATGCAGAAAGCCATAAAAACAATATACGATGGGTTATATTTCTTTCCCTTGCAGGGCTTTCCGTGTTGTCTATATATGCATGGAAAATTATTAATACACTGAAAAAAAGAAAAGCAGATCTGAAATGGGAGGCTGAGCATCTGAAAAACAGGATTAATGATAACAGGCATGAAGAGGTTATAGAAATGGCCAAAAGAAATGATCCTGAGTTTCTTTCCCGTTTTAAAGAAGTGTATCCCGGATATATAGATAGGCTTTTAACCATTAACCCCAGCCTTGAAACTTCAGAACAGGTTTTTTGTGCTATGCTGAAGCTGCATTTCAGTTCTAAGGAAATTGCCAGCTATACTCTTATTCAGCATCGCACCGTTCAGCAGAAAAAATATAGAATCAGAAAGAGGCTTAATATTCCTACAGAAACTGATATTTACCAGTTTTTTGATGATTTAGCTTAAAGCAAAAAAACTGTCTGATTCATTAGTTCAGACAGTGTTTCGAAATATTTTTTTTTTCGCCACCTGAATTTCCTCAGTGGTTCCATGCTCAAATTTGAAAATTTTTAGCCAAATAATGAAAAATAGGTGTACTACACGAGTACTACAGTTAATGGTTTCAACTGTATTTATTTGTAAATGAATGGTTTATTAATGTTTTTCATTTTGAGTTCAATTTGTACAATTTATTTCAGGACTTGAAAATAGATTGTAAATATCATGTATTTACAGAATATGAAAAGATCTCTGTAAAGGATTTGTTTATATACTGTTTCAGTTTCTTTTTTTCCGGGGGAATATGTAGATTGTTTTATTTTGGCTTTTTAATATATTGATAATCAGTATTTTATTTTAATGTTGTATGAGTGTAGTAGGTAGTTTTTTTACTTTTTTCAATTTAAAACATAGATTTGTTAATGTATTTCGGCTGTGCTATTAATTAAATCCTATAATCTTTTTGATATTGTGGAATTTTCCACAAATACAAGAAGAAATACCCTAAAAACACACAAATGAATCTCCGCAATCAGGTTCTTAGTAGGAGAGAAAAATATTATTTTAGAGGGGAAAATGGCTGTCTCAGATGAGGCAGCCTTTTTTCGTTAATAAGACAGGGAATAATAAATCAGGATACAGATGAATGTCCGTTAAAGAATTCCAGCATTGTTGCCAGAGCTGTTTCAGTATGCATTCTGTTTCCATTTTCAAGGGATTCTTTGGTAGCCGCCGCCGCCCTGTTCCGCATCTTGATTTCATATTGGGAAATAGCTTCCTGCAAAGTATTATAACGGTTATCAGTTAATTGTTC
Coding sequences:
- a CDS encoding tetratricopeptide repeat protein, with the protein product MGILLCVVSCNKNAQEKKKGDFDSVLLKKNTELQLSGEYEKLIQLNIEYLKKAAKMQYQEGKALCYLNIAEVNISTENYEKALFLLEKAGEQLKDSESSYHKAVLYDDYSQYYSYLNLIDKGIMYNDKAFYYINRAKRSALTKKLIPRLYLTRGIYFARKGWFGTSLKCIMKGNELENSVYSNCMVAQYYLIRHQLDSARVYIAKTNDMIQRQKASDVESFWVYSAMGYYYNAVNNNDEAEKAFKKALEINIKTRRTYSSKVYIVYKALAELYRKKNDGGKAYYYLKKYMEEEKRMAIVRMAAMNKSTENFISGIKPESDWHRSDLPLAIALSIAALTISGIYVQKTIKAQQQKKRALKKETEELKNHVKAKMLKEVTELAQKNDSSFLMKFKGLYPDFITTLLKINPDLENSELAFCAMLKLHFSSKEIADYTFVQHRSVQQKKYRIRKRLNIPGEEDIYDFFDKIAIDE
- a CDS encoding tetratricopeptide repeat protein, which codes for MQQNEEYRLAGEYDSLIALNKKYYRIAEDKEYEEGKALCYVNLAELNISLENYQKSQFFLNAAGNILKDSKNNIHLARFYNIYSRLSSEMRRRNKALEYNGKALELIQGARESELKQNILFNIYLRQATYLVGKKQPDKALFFFKKAGEVDNTGMADCAISDYIYMNKNKDSTYKYITLAYNKAIRRGKEDGVALYANTIMGEYYIADKQYDKAEEVLKEALRINNKIKRIYAYYLKFIYNNLRVVYENKGDKEKAYFYLKAYTEAYNKTNSSLLSTINQDMESFIAETKKDAESHKNNIRWVIFLSLAGLSVLSIYAWKIINTLKKRKADLKWEAEHLKNRINDNRHEEVIEMAKRNDPEFLSRFKEVYPGYIDRLLTINPSLETSEQVFCAMLKLHFSSKEIASYTLIQHRTVQQKKYRIRKRLNIPTETDIYQFFDDLA